A window from Anoplolepis gracilipes chromosome 15, ASM4749672v1, whole genome shotgun sequence encodes these proteins:
- the LOC140673920 gene encoding frizzled-10-A-like isoform X1, translating into MSSTLKMILPMLILLSTILGLVQGWSINHGHAGTGPKCEKLSVSFCRGLRYNLTAMPNFMGHEDQRQAERGLTAFMPLVHYNCSRHLRLFLCSVFAPVCSEHVAMQIPACKSLCLSVKRDCEPALTSLTLPWPHMLDCDRFLDRGNTLCVQPPDEVLDETKPPALPAVQQQWPGMHQQPLQTSSTRVQQQQHQCPPHFVQIPDVETIFCAPHCGSDAYYRAEDKRFAERWMIGWAWLCFLSTLFTLLTFWVEPSRFRYPERPIVFLALCYNLLSVAYIIRGAVGAENISCVNQIDGPSYVPIRDALKSIPCTTWWIVRYYLGLASNTWWAILCGCWLLSAKNEWSSEALHNIAPYLHMAAWILPILLTGGSLLSRNVVADELTGLCQISDESALWLEVLPHAMLLLLGCVFGSIAGNALIRVRRAVRCDGRSATKLERLMTRLGIFALLYALPALGGLVCVLHEASVKPRWRKLALLAALDCRTTQNCTPGPIYRAAGLEVTLLRHFLFLVIGVTSGMWVWSSKTCRAWSKLLTAPSKPIRMQKSFQNCKQDGTIA; encoded by the exons ATGTCATCGACATTAAAAATGATACTGCCAATGCTTATTCTGCTGTCGACGATATTGGGTCTGGTCCAAGGATGGAGCATCAATCATGGACATGCTGGAACCGGCCCAAAATGCGAAAAGCTCAGCGTATCCTTTTGCCGGGGATTACGTTATAATTTGACGGCGATGCCGAATTTTATGGGCCACGAGGATCAACGACAAGCTGAACGAGGg CTGACTGCTTTTATGCCACTGGTCCATTACAACTGTTCGAGACATCTTAGGCTTTTCTTATGTTCCGTCTTCGCTCCCGTTTGCTCGGAACATGTGGCCATGCAGATACCGGCGTGCAAGTCCCTCTGTCTTTCTGTCAAAAGAGATTGCGAGCCAGCTTTAACCAGTCTCACGTTGCCGTGGCCACACATGTTGGATTGCGATCGTTTCCTCGATCGTG GAAACACACTGTGCGTGCAGCCACCAGATGAAGTGTTAGACGAGACTAAACCACCAGCATTACCAGCTGTTCAGCAACAATGGCCAGGGATGCATCAGCAACCACTGCAAACCTCATCCACACGAGTACAACAGCAGCAACATCAATGTCCACCTCATTTTGTGCAGATACCTGATGTAGAAACG ATTTTTTGTGCACCACATTGTGGCAGCGATGCATACTATCGTGCGGAAGATAAGAGATTCGCTGAGCGTTGGATGATCGGTTGGGCCTGGTTATGTTTCCTGTCGACACTATTTACATTGTTAACTTTTTGGGTCGAGCCATCCAGATTTCGTTATCCCGAAAGGCCGATAGTTTTCTTGGCGCTCTGTTATAATCTCCTTTCTGTAGCTTATATCATTCGGGGTGCAGTTGGTGCTGAAAATATCAGCTGCGTCAATCAGATTGATGGACCAAGTTACGTTCCA ATCCGTGATGCCTTGAAGAGTATTCCCTGTACTACTTGGTGGATAGTCAGATATTATTTGGGATTAGCTAGTAACACATGGTGGGCAATCCTGTGTGGTTGCTGGCTTCTGAGTGCCAAGAATGAGTGGAGCAGCGAAGCTCTTCACAATATTGCACCTTATCTTCACATGGCTGCATGGATTCTTCCGATACTCCTCACAGGAG GCAGTTTGCTGTCACGCAACGTGGTGGCGGATGAATTAACTGGCCTCTGCCAGATTTCTGATGAGTCGGCACTATGGTTGGAGGTGCTACCGCACGCTATGTTGCTGTTATTGGGCTGTGTATTTGGTAGTATCGCTGGAAACGCTCTGATTCGCGTGCGAAGAGCCGTGCGTTGTGACGGACGCAGCGCAACGAAACTCGAACGTCTGATGACACGGCTAGGTATCTTTGCATTGTTGTACGCATTGCCAGCGCTAGGTGGTCTCGTCTGCGTGTTGCACGAGGCTTCGGTGAAGCCACGATGGCGGAAACTGGCACTGCTTGCCGCACTGGATTGCCGCACGACTCAGAACTGCACTCCAGGTCCGATCTATCGGGCCGCCGGTCTCGAGGTTACCCTTCTCAGGCACTTCTTGTTTCTCGTGATCGGTGTCACCTCTGGCATGTGGGTATGGTCTAGCAAGACCTGCCGCGCCTGGAGCAAACTACTCACCGCACCCAGTAAGCCTATTAGGATGCAGAAATCTTTTCAAAACTGTAAACAGGACGGCACTATTGCTTAA
- the LOC140673920 gene encoding frizzled-9-like isoform X2: MRNNERTGLRTSQHRSFVFADTRYKLTAFMPLVHYNCSRHLRLFLCSVFAPVCSEHVAMQIPACKSLCLSVKRDCEPALTSLTLPWPHMLDCDRFLDRGNTLCVQPPDEVLDETKPPALPAVQQQWPGMHQQPLQTSSTRVQQQQHQCPPHFVQIPDVETIFCAPHCGSDAYYRAEDKRFAERWMIGWAWLCFLSTLFTLLTFWVEPSRFRYPERPIVFLALCYNLLSVAYIIRGAVGAENISCVNQIDGPSYVPIRDALKSIPCTTWWIVRYYLGLASNTWWAILCGCWLLSAKNEWSSEALHNIAPYLHMAAWILPILLTGGSLLSRNVVADELTGLCQISDESALWLEVLPHAMLLLLGCVFGSIAGNALIRVRRAVRCDGRSATKLERLMTRLGIFALLYALPALGGLVCVLHEASVKPRWRKLALLAALDCRTTQNCTPGPIYRAAGLEVTLLRHFLFLVIGVTSGMWVWSSKTCRAWSKLLTAPSKPIRMQKSFQNCKQDGTIA, encoded by the exons ATGAGAAATAATGAACGAACCGGTCTACGCACATCTCAGCATCGCTCTTTCGTTTTTGCGGACACGAGGTATAAG CTGACTGCTTTTATGCCACTGGTCCATTACAACTGTTCGAGACATCTTAGGCTTTTCTTATGTTCCGTCTTCGCTCCCGTTTGCTCGGAACATGTGGCCATGCAGATACCGGCGTGCAAGTCCCTCTGTCTTTCTGTCAAAAGAGATTGCGAGCCAGCTTTAACCAGTCTCACGTTGCCGTGGCCACACATGTTGGATTGCGATCGTTTCCTCGATCGTG GAAACACACTGTGCGTGCAGCCACCAGATGAAGTGTTAGACGAGACTAAACCACCAGCATTACCAGCTGTTCAGCAACAATGGCCAGGGATGCATCAGCAACCACTGCAAACCTCATCCACACGAGTACAACAGCAGCAACATCAATGTCCACCTCATTTTGTGCAGATACCTGATGTAGAAACG ATTTTTTGTGCACCACATTGTGGCAGCGATGCATACTATCGTGCGGAAGATAAGAGATTCGCTGAGCGTTGGATGATCGGTTGGGCCTGGTTATGTTTCCTGTCGACACTATTTACATTGTTAACTTTTTGGGTCGAGCCATCCAGATTTCGTTATCCCGAAAGGCCGATAGTTTTCTTGGCGCTCTGTTATAATCTCCTTTCTGTAGCTTATATCATTCGGGGTGCAGTTGGTGCTGAAAATATCAGCTGCGTCAATCAGATTGATGGACCAAGTTACGTTCCA ATCCGTGATGCCTTGAAGAGTATTCCCTGTACTACTTGGTGGATAGTCAGATATTATTTGGGATTAGCTAGTAACACATGGTGGGCAATCCTGTGTGGTTGCTGGCTTCTGAGTGCCAAGAATGAGTGGAGCAGCGAAGCTCTTCACAATATTGCACCTTATCTTCACATGGCTGCATGGATTCTTCCGATACTCCTCACAGGAG GCAGTTTGCTGTCACGCAACGTGGTGGCGGATGAATTAACTGGCCTCTGCCAGATTTCTGATGAGTCGGCACTATGGTTGGAGGTGCTACCGCACGCTATGTTGCTGTTATTGGGCTGTGTATTTGGTAGTATCGCTGGAAACGCTCTGATTCGCGTGCGAAGAGCCGTGCGTTGTGACGGACGCAGCGCAACGAAACTCGAACGTCTGATGACACGGCTAGGTATCTTTGCATTGTTGTACGCATTGCCAGCGCTAGGTGGTCTCGTCTGCGTGTTGCACGAGGCTTCGGTGAAGCCACGATGGCGGAAACTGGCACTGCTTGCCGCACTGGATTGCCGCACGACTCAGAACTGCACTCCAGGTCCGATCTATCGGGCCGCCGGTCTCGAGGTTACCCTTCTCAGGCACTTCTTGTTTCTCGTGATCGGTGTCACCTCTGGCATGTGGGTATGGTCTAGCAAGACCTGCCGCGCCTGGAGCAAACTACTCACCGCACCCAGTAAGCCTATTAGGATGCAGAAATCTTTTCAAAACTGTAAACAGGACGGCACTATTGCTTAA